The Sphingomonas sanxanigenens DSM 19645 = NX02 genome includes a region encoding these proteins:
- a CDS encoding isopenicillin N synthase family dioxygenase — translation MMSGEALHYAEAEAIGSEEIPIVDFGRFLNGDAADRAAVAAEISAACRRIGFFYVTNHGVPETLRENVLGEARAFFAEPMARKMECAPLKEGQWCGFVPSRGAMEGWEPGGSFKTADAERVSGGTLEQFNMMRVLNADDPNYGGADPVYQRNLWPRFQPGFVETMIVNQRAVLKLSGELMAALSMALGVEEDFFARFHRSPLATFGLNHYPARTDTQPSDAVGVGAHCDASSFTVLLQDDVGGLEVRDPSGRWIAAPYVPGAYVINIGDTMMAWTNGHFVSTLHRVVSRRPVDRFSATMFMNPDLDARVAPLDAFLAEGEAPRFEPFDNGDYMKSFYQRFYNVWKKVSPISQ, via the coding sequence ATGATGAGTGGTGAAGCGCTGCACTATGCCGAGGCCGAGGCGATCGGAAGCGAGGAGATCCCGATCGTCGATTTCGGCCGCTTCCTGAACGGCGACGCCGCCGATCGCGCCGCGGTGGCGGCGGAGATCAGCGCCGCGTGCCGCCGCATCGGCTTCTTCTACGTCACCAACCACGGCGTACCCGAAACCCTGCGCGAGAACGTGCTCGGCGAGGCGCGGGCCTTCTTCGCCGAGCCGATGGCGCGCAAGATGGAATGCGCGCCGCTGAAGGAAGGCCAGTGGTGCGGCTTCGTTCCCTCGCGCGGGGCGATGGAAGGCTGGGAACCGGGCGGCTCGTTCAAGACCGCGGATGCCGAGCGCGTCTCGGGCGGCACGCTCGAACAGTTCAACATGATGCGCGTGCTCAATGCCGACGATCCCAATTATGGCGGCGCCGATCCGGTCTATCAGCGCAACCTGTGGCCGCGCTTCCAGCCCGGCTTCGTCGAGACGATGATCGTCAACCAGCGCGCGGTGCTGAAACTCAGCGGCGAACTGATGGCGGCGCTGTCGATGGCGCTGGGCGTGGAGGAGGATTTCTTCGCGCGCTTCCACCGCAGCCCGCTCGCCACCTTCGGGCTCAACCATTATCCCGCGCGCACCGATACCCAGCCTTCGGACGCGGTCGGCGTCGGCGCGCATTGCGACGCATCCTCCTTCACCGTGCTGCTGCAGGACGATGTCGGCGGGCTGGAAGTGCGCGATCCCTCGGGCCGCTGGATCGCCGCGCCCTATGTGCCGGGCGCCTATGTCATCAACATCGGCGACACGATGATGGCGTGGACCAACGGCCATTTCGTCTCCACGCTGCACCGCGTCGTCAGCCGCCGACCGGTCGACCGCTTCTCGGCGACGATGTTCATGAATCCCGATCTCGACGCCCGCGTCGCGCCGCTCGACGCCTTCCTTGCCGAGGGTGAGGCGCCGCGGTTCGAGCCGTTCGACAATGGCGACTATATGAAGAGCTTCTACCAGAGATTCTACAACGTCTGGAAGAAGGTTTCACCGATATCCCAGTAA
- a CDS encoding TonB-dependent siderophore receptor: MTVKTREIYRAGLLACALASFTASPLWAQSAGSAAPAPEEALDDEPNVLVVTGARNKSAILPTETSALGLDMSQLETPRATSTVSLAMIDQYSLTTVRDLIAVTPGVFTASFYGVDGTVNIRGEYADNFFRGFKRVENQGTYVTPIESFLGLDIVRGIASPAYGTGRAGGYMNTTPRVDRSDRFRRGQAAAGEVVASVGTYDYYRASAEYGTPIKLGAYDAGIDVYVEKAQFSQYFHGIEPRHTLGQIGFSTDLPGGFTLNAGLQYYDASGMQGTVGINRMTQDLIDNRNYVSGSFLAQIAQPGAAYINPADIVAIGGVTKYFGAANAYSTIDPATMQTVKLGRRTIITSPYDFGDSETTTAYVDLIHDLGPGTIKLQGFLDDLNADSYNGYGFAKQLRDRAEELRLSYQAKFDPAPWLSANIVTGLGYRRYEADEGYVFARGYLVLDRQDISVGATADSIFNPVYVNGQPFDQYYHSTVDGYGAFLNADLKLFGGLKLTGGIRYDDYDVESINTGLLDYSVALNRLYEASEDATSWSASISYVTPWGIVPYFTKGRSYALETLQGGAVTPGNVANNTFLSPTKLTEGGVKGSFFDDRLFVSASVYRQQRRQSELLTGNFVGATTRGVEAELRWAVNRHFGLSAVATRQKTRIAGSSFLVVTPDDVGLDPLRGWGFVYQAASASYAGLATGYVDRTQPRYVFGLFGNYEAGNGFGVTLGGNYVDTTSGHLPGAIRYPDYVLMRGSLHYDVGRYRFAINVNNILDKRYYIPQRSTDTESVAMPGEGRTAILKVTARF, from the coding sequence ATGACGGTCAAGACCAGGGAGATCTACCGCGCCGGCCTGCTCGCCTGCGCACTCGCTTCGTTCACCGCCTCGCCGCTCTGGGCGCAGAGCGCAGGCAGCGCCGCGCCCGCGCCCGAAGAGGCGCTGGACGACGAACCCAATGTGCTGGTGGTCACCGGCGCGCGCAACAAGTCGGCGATCCTGCCGACCGAGACCAGCGCGCTCGGCCTCGACATGAGCCAGCTCGAAACGCCGCGCGCCACCTCCACCGTGTCGCTCGCGATGATCGACCAGTACAGCCTGACCACGGTGCGCGATCTGATCGCGGTGACGCCGGGCGTGTTCACCGCCAGCTTCTATGGCGTCGACGGCACCGTGAACATCCGCGGCGAATATGCCGACAATTTCTTCCGCGGCTTCAAGCGCGTCGAGAACCAGGGCACCTACGTCACCCCGATCGAATCCTTCCTGGGGCTGGACATCGTCCGCGGCATCGCCTCCCCCGCCTACGGCACCGGCCGCGCCGGCGGCTATATGAACACGACGCCGCGCGTCGACCGCTCGGACCGCTTCCGCCGCGGCCAGGCTGCCGCGGGCGAGGTCGTCGCCTCGGTCGGCACCTATGATTATTACCGCGCGTCGGCCGAATATGGCACGCCGATCAAGCTCGGCGCCTATGATGCCGGCATCGACGTCTATGTCGAGAAGGCGCAGTTCTCGCAGTACTTCCATGGCATCGAGCCCAGGCATACGCTGGGCCAGATCGGCTTTTCGACCGACCTGCCGGGCGGCTTCACCCTCAACGCCGGCCTGCAATATTATGATGCCAGCGGCATGCAGGGCACCGTCGGCATCAACCGCATGACGCAGGATCTGATCGACAACCGCAACTATGTGTCGGGCAGCTTCCTCGCGCAGATCGCGCAGCCGGGTGCCGCCTATATCAACCCGGCGGATATCGTCGCGATCGGCGGCGTCACCAAATATTTCGGCGCCGCCAACGCCTATTCGACGATCGATCCGGCGACGATGCAGACGGTGAAGCTCGGCCGTCGCACGATCATCACCTCGCCCTACGACTTCGGCGATTCCGAGACGACCACCGCCTATGTCGACCTGATCCATGACCTGGGGCCGGGCACGATCAAGCTGCAGGGCTTCCTCGACGATCTCAACGCCGATTCCTACAACGGCTATGGCTTCGCCAAGCAATTGCGCGACCGCGCGGAGGAACTGCGTCTCTCCTACCAGGCGAAGTTCGATCCGGCGCCATGGCTCAGCGCCAACATCGTCACCGGGCTCGGCTATCGCCGCTACGAGGCGGACGAAGGCTATGTGTTCGCGCGCGGCTATCTCGTGCTCGACCGGCAGGACATCAGCGTCGGCGCGACGGCGGACAGCATCTTCAACCCGGTCTATGTCAACGGCCAGCCCTTCGACCAATATTATCACTCGACGGTGGACGGCTATGGCGCCTTCCTCAACGCCGACCTCAAGCTGTTCGGCGGGCTGAAGCTGACCGGCGGCATCCGCTATGACGATTATGACGTGGAGTCGATCAACACCGGCCTGCTCGACTATTCGGTGGCGCTCAACCGGCTCTACGAGGCCAGCGAGGATGCGACGAGTTGGTCGGCGAGCATCAGCTATGTCACGCCCTGGGGGATCGTGCCCTATTTCACCAAGGGCAGGTCCTACGCGCTAGAGACGCTGCAGGGTGGCGCGGTGACGCCGGGCAACGTCGCCAACAACACCTTCCTCTCCCCCACCAAGCTCACCGAAGGCGGCGTCAAGGGCTCCTTCTTCGACGACAGATTGTTCGTCAGCGCCTCGGTCTATCGCCAGCAGCGCCGCCAGTCCGAACTGCTCACCGGCAATTTCGTCGGCGCCACCACCCGGGGCGTCGAGGCCGAGCTGCGCTGGGCGGTCAACCGCCATTTCGGCCTCTCCGCGGTGGCGACACGCCAGAAGACGCGCATTGCCGGCTCGTCCTTCCTCGTCGTCACGCCGGACGATGTCGGGCTCGATCCGCTGCGCGGCTGGGGTTTCGTCTACCAGGCGGCGTCGGCGAGCTATGCCGGCCTCGCCACCGGCTATGTCGACCGTACCCAGCCGCGCTACGTGTTCGGCCTGTTCGGCAATTACGAGGCCGGCAACGGCTTCGGCGTGACATTGGGCGGCAATTATGTCGACACCACCAGCGGCCACCTGCCCGGCGCGATCCGGTATCCGGACTATGTGCTGATGCGCGGATCGCTGCACTATGATGTCGGCCGCTATCGCTTCGCGATCAACGTCAACAACATCCTCGACAAGCGCTACTACATCCCGCAGCGCAGCACCGATACCGAAAGCGTCGCGATGCCCGGGGAGGGGCGCACCGCGATCCTCAAGGTAACGGCGCGCTTCTGA
- a CDS encoding isopenicillin N synthase family dioxygenase, whose translation MDDPETIPMIDMAPLLGGTPGAAARVAADIGAACRSTGFFSIAGHGIDPALLASVYGESARFFALPEAEKQALAISRFGDNRGYAGFGSESLDPDKPADAKEAFNIGRDEPPDINHWPALPGFVDVMSRYYAAMRRLSEQLHRAIAIDLALDPDFFARRIDRPQATLRLLHYPPHPGRFDGDRYGAGAHTDYGNVTILSQDMVGGLEVRTRDGRWIAATPVPGTFVCNIGDCLMRWSNDVYVSTPHRVANLSGRERYSVAFFFDPNPDALVACLPTCTDAGRPARYPPILAADYLRERLDATYAHRQKG comes from the coding sequence ATGGACGATCCCGAAACCATCCCGATGATCGACATGGCGCCGCTGCTGGGCGGCACCCCGGGCGCCGCCGCGCGCGTCGCGGCGGATATCGGCGCGGCGTGCCGCAGCACCGGCTTCTTCTCCATCGCCGGCCACGGCATCGATCCGGCATTGCTCGCCTCGGTCTATGGCGAATCCGCGCGCTTCTTCGCGCTGCCGGAGGCGGAAAAGCAGGCGCTGGCGATCAGCCGCTTCGGCGACAATCGCGGCTATGCCGGCTTCGGATCGGAAAGCCTCGATCCCGACAAGCCGGCGGACGCCAAGGAAGCCTTCAACATCGGCCGCGACGAGCCGCCGGACATCAACCACTGGCCCGCCCTCCCCGGCTTCGTCGACGTCATGTCGCGCTATTACGCGGCGATGCGGCGGCTGAGCGAACAGCTCCACCGGGCGATCGCGATCGACCTGGCGCTCGATCCGGATTTCTTCGCGCGCCGCATCGATCGCCCCCAGGCGACCTTGCGTCTGCTCCATTACCCGCCCCACCCCGGCCGCTTCGACGGCGATCGCTACGGCGCCGGCGCGCATACCGACTATGGCAATGTCACCATCCTCTCGCAGGACATGGTCGGCGGGCTGGAGGTGCGCACGCGCGACGGCCGCTGGATCGCGGCGACGCCGGTCCCCGGCACCTTCGTGTGCAACATCGGCGACTGCCTGATGCGCTGGAGCAACGACGTCTACGTCTCGACCCCCCACCGCGTCGCCAATCTCAGCGGGCGGGAGCGCTACTCGGTCGCCTTCTTCTTCGATCCCAATCCCGATGCGCTGGTCGCATGCCTGCCGACCTGCACCGATGCCGGCCGCCCGGCGCGCTACCCGCCGATTCTCGCCGCCGACTATCTGCGCGAGCGGCTCGATGCGACCTATGCGCACCGCCAGAAGGGCTGA
- a CDS encoding SH3 domain-containing protein: MSQDFTLITFNDGSSQARLYTVEQCEIAVQEGRIRPDTMVTVYRGTESRTVRADAFPLLGSLLSVMRSGGIDIDKRPDYDEDPGERATEMTPGWVGRSLGWNQSPQAPDAYDAGQPRTRAPHDDGGRPTEVYREPPPRERRSDPGRDRGASDPYGRRQPPGRQTSGGGQGGGNDGRGSGGGGMSAKWFLLLLLPVLILLGGVVYVLGDQLEWWQGGGKSEDVADNSSDAVDGVERTFYTVRQVDVQDKARAGTPITTLPRGTSLSGVVVEDENDSARKWLRIRYGPQTGRFVALVDLSDKTRPLLDTAALSGERSLSVAETLRTEPSSSAPAVEGGGALSAGTSVIVAGKVNSDWVETLPSGGGVGYLPISAFGESTAGATPTPTPGDTSGGMHQILVSNTCATKSLTIAIYYYDGQRWQTNNGLIWTFTPNNSSYPVIGEKRLLAASDVIYYTAYYGEGSIRGFDDGDIEVNYGGEKVKMRRASLNKLDDGDYEIPFNCDS; this comes from the coding sequence ATGTCTCAGGACTTCACACTCATCACCTTCAACGACGGTTCGTCGCAGGCGCGTCTCTACACCGTCGAGCAGTGCGAAATCGCCGTGCAGGAAGGGCGCATCCGCCCCGACACGATGGTCACGGTCTATCGCGGCACCGAAAGCCGGACGGTTCGCGCCGACGCCTTCCCGCTGCTGGGGTCGCTGCTGTCGGTGATGCGCAGCGGCGGCATCGATATCGACAAGCGCCCCGACTATGACGAGGATCCGGGCGAGCGCGCGACCGAGATGACGCCCGGCTGGGTCGGCCGTTCGCTCGGCTGGAACCAGTCCCCGCAGGCGCCGGATGCCTATGACGCGGGCCAGCCCAGGACACGCGCACCGCATGACGATGGCGGCCGCCCGACCGAAGTCTATCGCGAGCCGCCGCCGCGGGAGCGGCGCAGCGACCCCGGCCGGGATCGTGGCGCGTCCGATCCCTATGGCAGGCGGCAGCCCCCCGGTCGCCAGACATCGGGCGGCGGCCAGGGCGGCGGCAATGATGGCCGTGGCAGTGGCGGCGGCGGCATGTCGGCGAAATGGTTCCTGCTGCTGCTCCTGCCCGTGCTGATCCTGCTGGGCGGCGTGGTCTATGTCCTCGGCGACCAGCTCGAATGGTGGCAGGGCGGCGGCAAGAGCGAGGACGTCGCCGACAACAGTTCCGATGCGGTCGACGGCGTCGAGCGCACCTTCTACACGGTCCGCCAGGTGGACGTGCAGGACAAGGCGCGCGCCGGCACGCCGATCACGACCCTGCCGCGCGGTACCTCGCTGAGCGGCGTCGTCGTCGAGGACGAGAATGACAGCGCCCGCAAATGGCTGCGCATCCGCTACGGCCCGCAGACCGGCCGCTTTGTCGCGCTGGTCGATCTCAGCGACAAGACGAGGCCGCTGCTCGATACCGCCGCGCTCAGCGGCGAACGCAGCCTGTCGGTCGCGGAGACGCTGCGCACCGAACCGTCGAGCAGCGCGCCCGCGGTCGAGGGCGGCGGCGCGTTGAGCGCGGGCACCAGCGTGATCGTGGCCGGCAAGGTCAACAGCGACTGGGTGGAAACGCTGCCGAGCGGCGGCGGCGTCGGCTATCTGCCGATCAGCGCATTCGGCGAGTCCACCGCCGGCGCCACGCCCACGCCCACGCCGGGCGACACCAGCGGCGGCATGCACCAGATCCTCGTCTCCAACACCTGCGCCACCAAGTCGCTGACGATCGCGATCTATTATTATGACGGGCAGCGCTGGCAGACCAACAACGGCCTGATCTGGACCTTCACGCCCAACAATTCGAGCTATCCGGTGATCGGCGAAAAGCGCCTGCTCGCCGCCAGCGACGTGATCTATTACACCGCTTATTATGGCGAGGGCTCGATCCGCGGGTTCGACGATGGCGACATCGAGGTGAATTATGGCGGCGAGAAGGTGAAGATGCGCCGCGCCTCGCTGAACAAGCTCGACGACGGCGACTATGAGATTCCGTTCAACTGCGACAGCTAG
- a CDS encoding pirin family protein: MTTRPSGIEGVETVVLPPLRDLGDGFKVRRALPSAHRRMVGPFIFLDEMGPVTLEAGHGLDVRPHPHIGLATVTYLFQGEILHRDSVGSVQPIRPGEVNWMTAGSGIVHSERSAPAVRAAGGALHGLQTWVALPRTHEETAPSFVHHGADAIPSAAAGGVSINLVIGALDGLVSPVETFSEMIYAAITLADGARYHVGTDHVERAIYVIDGALAVEGQVGRFEAGELVLLKPGAEIVVRGDGATRLALVGGEPLSEPRFIYWNFVSSSRDRIEQAKADWRDQRFAAVPEESEFIPLPADPPPPVRYP, encoded by the coding sequence ATGACGACGCGGCCAAGCGGGATCGAAGGGGTCGAGACGGTGGTACTGCCGCCGTTGCGCGACCTGGGGGACGGCTTCAAGGTGCGGCGCGCGCTGCCCTCGGCGCATCGCCGGATGGTGGGGCCGTTCATCTTCCTCGACGAGATGGGGCCGGTGACGCTGGAGGCCGGCCATGGCCTCGACGTGCGCCCGCACCCGCATATCGGCCTCGCGACGGTCACCTATCTGTTCCAGGGCGAGATCCTGCACCGCGATTCGGTGGGCAGCGTGCAGCCGATCCGCCCGGGCGAGGTCAACTGGATGACCGCCGGCTCGGGCATCGTCCATTCGGAGCGCAGCGCGCCCGCGGTGCGTGCCGCCGGCGGGGCGCTGCACGGGCTGCAAACCTGGGTTGCGCTGCCGCGCACGCATGAGGAAACCGCGCCGAGCTTCGTCCATCACGGTGCGGATGCGATCCCGTCGGCCGCGGCGGGCGGCGTTTCGATCAACCTCGTGATCGGTGCGCTCGACGGGCTGGTCTCCCCGGTCGAGACCTTTTCGGAGATGATCTACGCGGCGATCACGCTGGCGGACGGCGCGCGCTATCACGTCGGCACCGACCATGTCGAACGCGCGATCTATGTGATCGACGGCGCGCTGGCGGTGGAAGGGCAGGTCGGCCGCTTCGAGGCGGGCGAACTGGTGCTCCTGAAGCCCGGTGCCGAGATCGTCGTGCGCGGCGATGGCGCGACGCGGCTGGCGCTGGTGGGCGGCGAGCCGCTTTCGGAACCGCGCTTCATCTACTGGAACTTCGTTTCCTCGTCGCGCGACCGCATCGAGCAGGCGAAGGCGGACTGGCGCGACCAGCGCTTTGCGGCGGTGCCCGAGGAGAGCGAGTTCATCCCGCTGCCGGCCGATCCGCCGCCGCCGGTGCGGTATCCGTAG
- a CDS encoding diacylglycerol/lipid kinase family protein, whose translation MRKLWLITNPASGSSSPAKCEAIEILLRDRGLTLGGRTAFPAESLPDAAALDAAEIDLVVLFAGDGTINAALCALATWEGGFLILPGGTMNLLARSLHGDADPAAIVAAAHEDARRIALPLIEAGPHRAFVGLILGPAAHWYRAREMARAGRPRRMLSAALGAWRRTFGRGVRISGAPGLRARYQAVFVQPGATRLAVAAIDARDWRAIAELGWDWLTGDWVRARAVDEAETDALRLAEGQPVLALFDGEPVRLDAGTRITPGLSRVAFVTTLPEAGSDPG comes from the coding sequence ATGCGGAAACTCTGGCTGATCACCAATCCGGCGTCGGGTTCTTCCAGCCCCGCCAAATGCGAGGCCATCGAGATTTTGTTGCGCGATCGGGGTTTGACGCTTGGCGGACGCACCGCGTTTCCCGCCGAGTCGCTTCCGGACGCGGCAGCCCTCGATGCGGCGGAAATCGATCTCGTCGTGCTCTTCGCCGGCGACGGCACGATCAACGCCGCGTTGTGCGCGCTGGCGACGTGGGAGGGCGGCTTCCTGATCCTGCCGGGCGGCACGATGAACCTGCTCGCACGCAGCCTGCATGGCGATGCCGATCCGGCGGCGATCGTCGCGGCGGCGCATGAAGACGCCCGCCGTATCGCGCTCCCCCTGATCGAGGCGGGCCCCCATCGCGCCTTCGTCGGGCTGATCCTCGGGCCGGCGGCGCACTGGTATCGCGCGCGGGAGATGGCGCGCGCCGGGCGGCCGCGGCGGATGCTGTCCGCCGCGCTCGGCGCGTGGCGGCGCACCTTCGGCCGCGGCGTCCGCATATCCGGTGCGCCCGGGCTGCGGGCCCGCTATCAGGCGGTGTTCGTCCAGCCGGGGGCCACCCGCCTCGCCGTCGCCGCGATCGATGCGCGCGACTGGCGTGCGATCGCCGAACTGGGGTGGGACTGGCTGACCGGAGACTGGGTGCGCGCCCGCGCGGTCGACGAGGCCGAGACGGATGCGCTGCGGCTGGCCGAAGGGCAGCCGGTGCTTGCGCTGTTCGATGGCGAGCCGGTACGGCTGGATGCCGGAACGCGCATCACCCCGGGGCTTAGCCGGGTGGCGTTCGTGACGACCTTGCCCGAAGCGGGTTCCGACCCGGGCTGA
- a CDS encoding cellulose synthase operon protein YhjQ/BcsQ yields the protein MSLILFHSPKGGVGSSFLAAQLAIQLAQRGHQVTAIDFTFQGALKLNFAMLPSQSLANMSRTPGDVTVVNGVELLNGYDLAQERDFREALAAGHAGLFNPEHITIADVASGDREMKSILYDRCDLHICTLMPEAAALATLPLVVPGTATVALRKTAFVLNAIDDTRRLSRDSNRFVRQLLGDALIANVRRDEAVNEALARFEPLTKAAASSPIHGDVARLAVAVEQRLGRAPEAAEDAGDGAPRGTTKR from the coding sequence ATGTCTCTCATCCTCTTTCATTCGCCCAAGGGCGGCGTCGGCTCGAGCTTCCTCGCCGCACAACTGGCGATCCAGCTCGCGCAGCGCGGCCATCAGGTGACCGCGATCGATTTCACCTTCCAGGGCGCGTTGAAGCTGAACTTCGCGATGCTGCCGAGCCAGAGCCTCGCGAACATGAGCCGCACGCCGGGCGACGTCACCGTCGTCAACGGCGTCGAACTGCTCAACGGCTATGATCTGGCGCAGGAACGCGATTTCCGTGAAGCATTGGCGGCGGGGCATGCCGGCCTCTTCAATCCGGAGCATATCACCATCGCCGACGTGGCATCGGGCGATCGGGAGATGAAGTCGATCCTCTACGACCGCTGCGATCTCCACATCTGCACGCTGATGCCTGAGGCGGCCGCGCTCGCCACCTTGCCGCTGGTCGTGCCGGGCACCGCCACGGTGGCGCTCAGGAAGACCGCCTTCGTGCTCAATGCGATCGACGACACGCGCCGCCTGTCGCGCGACAGCAACAGGTTCGTGCGCCAACTGCTGGGCGATGCCCTCATCGCCAACGTCCGCCGCGACGAGGCGGTCAACGAGGCGCTGGCGCGGTTCGAACCGCTCACCAAGGCGGCGGCGAGCAGCCCCATTCACGGCGATGTCGCACGGCTCGCCGTCGCGGTCGAACAGCGCCTCGGCCGGGCCCCGGAGGCGGCGGAAGACGCCGGTGACGGCGCGCCCCGCGGTACGACGAAGCGATAG